The proteins below come from a single Pseudarthrobacter sp. SSS035 genomic window:
- a CDS encoding MBL fold metallo-hydrolase, whose amino-acid sequence MSKNYVENNMQQINANVWTDTTGRGCNPSMVRTSDGVVIIDTPQLPSQAVAMRAKAEDLGPIRYIINTEHHVDHILGNYFFKGAGTVVHHQGVYDNFMTVGPDLDPFTFAVTSIETDDPEAAAIFPDRETYYADPNKGTIIFSGDLTLKVGDHTFELLHTPGHTPGQIAVHVPEERIVFTGDTIFSDCKTWLMNSDIDEWMTALDRVATLDVDLVVPGHGPVTTLDYIVKQRAILLEWVHAVADAVAHGWSREETIKRVNFADKHPVDVGLESMTEHIQTLNAASLWDKLSPSHPGTRTLTPDPSTHRASGSAAYGNAH is encoded by the coding sequence ATGAGCAAAAACTACGTGGAGAACAACATGCAACAGATCAATGCAAACGTCTGGACCGACACCACAGGGAGGGGATGCAACCCGAGCATGGTCCGGACCAGCGACGGCGTCGTCATCATCGACACCCCGCAGCTCCCCAGCCAGGCGGTCGCCATGCGGGCAAAAGCCGAAGACCTCGGCCCCATCCGATACATCATCAACACCGAGCACCATGTGGACCACATCCTCGGCAACTACTTCTTCAAAGGTGCCGGCACCGTCGTCCACCACCAAGGCGTCTACGACAACTTCATGACCGTCGGCCCGGACCTGGACCCCTTCACCTTCGCAGTCACATCAATTGAAACCGACGACCCGGAGGCCGCCGCGATCTTTCCCGACAGGGAAACCTACTACGCCGACCCGAACAAGGGCACCATCATTTTTTCGGGCGATCTGACACTCAAAGTGGGAGATCACACCTTTGAACTCCTCCACACCCCCGGGCATACGCCCGGACAAATCGCGGTCCACGTGCCAGAGGAACGAATCGTCTTCACCGGCGACACCATTTTCAGCGACTGCAAAACCTGGCTCATGAACTCGGACATAGACGAGTGGATGACTGCTCTCGACCGCGTCGCGACCCTCGACGTCGACCTCGTCGTTCCCGGCCACGGACCGGTCACGACTCTGGACTACATCGTAAAACAGCGCGCGATCCTGCTCGAGTGGGTGCACGCCGTCGCCGATGCCGTCGCCCACGGCTGGTCACGCGAGGAAACCATCAAGCGAGTCAACTTCGCCGACAAACACCCTGTCGACGTCGGTCTCGAGTCCATGACTGAGCATATCCAGACCCTCAACGCAGCCTCCCTATGGGACAAACTCTCGCCCTCACACCCCGGAACCAGGACCCTCACGCCTGACCCTTCTACCCACCGCGCGTCTGGGTCAGCAGCCTACGGAAACGCACATTAA